CCTCCGAGACGGGCTGGGCAGGGTCGAAATCCGCATTGGCATCATCTTCGGACTCGTAGGCTCCCCTTAGTCTGCGGCTTTGAGCGGAGCCTGCCTCCTCGACTGTATCGtatgcctcttcttcctctgatTCCGTGACGGCGACCTCCTCTTCTTTGATAACTGCAGAGGCTTTGTCCTCTTCATTCGCGGCTACCGGTGCTTCTTGCGAAACGTGCTCTTCCTCCTTATCGGAGAGTCTCCTGGAGGGTTCGTTCTCCACAGAATCTGTCTCAGTtggctcttcgcctccggtAGACACGTCTTCAGACTCCGTCTCGGTTGGGACACTCGCCAAAATCCTTGGCACATTCTCCTCGTTTGCATTTGCCTCCTCTTGACTCTCGGAGCCTGCAGCAGATTCGTCATCTGCAGTCTCTGCAGCCAAACTGGTCTTGTCGGCCTCATCCGCGCGCGCTCCCTCAGTGACGTCTTCAGCGAGATCATCCGCAGTTTCCACTGCGAGCCTGCGCTCTGCTGTCTCGGCTACATCGGCCGTCTCTGCTTTGCCTTCACTTtcctcggctgcggctggtAGCTTTTCCTGAATAGTCTCCGTCACGGTGTCAGTTGTGGAAATAGTTGTAGTGGCCCGCTCGATTTCCTGGGCATGTTCTTGGTCGGCGAGAGGCATTTCATAGTGTGCAAGTTGAACGGTTTCCGTTTGTTCGGGCACTTCCACACAAGACATATGATACGTCGCGCAGATGATCCCAACGACATACAGCGCCAGAGCAATGCGCGGCAACCGCACGGACCGCAACAAAAGCTTCATTATGTTCAGATGTGACCAAAACGACTCACACTAAGGCTTAACATGCAACTGCAGTCTGTGACGACAATTTTGAAGTCTGGCTCCGTGCGTTTCGTAAGCAGAAATCCCGCGGAAATGTTCGCCCCTAACACCACGGCAGTGCGCTCTCGAGCGGCAGTTGACTTGAGCTAGTGAGGGGCCCAGATGCACCTAAAAAACAGATGCCCTGCCGATCCGCAAGCCTGACCGAAAGGGAGCAACGCTCGCGGAGTGGGGCCTCCGTATTATGAGAGATGCATTTGTTCAAGGCCCTTTCTCTATAAATATCAGGCG
This DNA window, taken from Besnoitia besnoiti strain Bb-Ger1 chromosome III, whole genome shotgun sequence, encodes the following:
- a CDS encoding hypothetical protein (encoded by transcript BESB_049530), with translation MKLLLRSVRLPRIALALYVVGIICATYHMSCVEVPEQTETVQLAHYEMPLADQEHAQEIERATTTISTTDTVTETIQEKLPAAAEESEGKAETADVAETAERRLAVETADDLAEDVTEGARADEADKTSLAAETADDESAAGSESQEEANANEENVPRILASVPTETESEDVSTGGEEPTETDSVENEPSRRLSDKEEEHVSQEAPVAANEEDKASAVIKEEEVAVTESEEEEAYDTVEEAGSAQSRRLRGAYESEDDANADFDPAQPVSEENASESHVTKQELENTESPTEAPAAGRRLQSEEVVENVGDTTKTEESDTAGREEEGKGETLEDEHAGTRLLSAQASVEEQLESAPEDDKSQQEDAAQTEEEGAETEGCPVACKGRLTSEEAEEASALVVDAVAEDEAAVTAEPMQLVTEALAEAEEAEHVAAALADVEAVDIDSTIVEAVEELMN